One genomic region from Henningerozyma blattae CBS 6284 chromosome 2, complete genome encodes:
- the NFU1 gene encoding Nfu1p (similar to Saccharomyces cerevisiae NFU1 (YKL040C); ancestral locus Anc_2.553), giving the protein MLPLWKSSLRISSKSNLIRNSLSFRRYLNIKTLSTPNENALKFVSVDGELLQPLGSESIEIKNTDSKLISNVPLADRIFKLCKGVDSLMIGDNFLTINKDEFINWQMISPIVIDLMIKHLASGHDTIKEEFHAIKEFDGSNSQGYELNIPKFELTEDDEEVSEMIDELIKTRIRPAIQDDGGDIQYRAYDPNTGTVYLKLQGACKSCSSSEDTLKYGIESMLKHYVEEVQNVVQMMDPEEEIALKEFEKLEQKLSGKCT; this is encoded by the coding sequence atgctaCCACTTTGGAAATCCTCATTACGAATTTCTTCgaaatcaaatttaataagaAACTCTTTATCGTTCAGaagatatttaaatattaaaacattATCAACaccaaatgaaaatgcattaaaatttgtttCTGTCGATGGTGAATTACTACAACCATTAGGCTCTGAatctattgaaattaaaaatactgATTCAAAGTTAATTAGTAACGTTCCATTAGCCGATAGAATCTTCAAGTTATGTAAAGGTGTGGATTCATTAATGATAggtgataattttttgactattaataaagatgaatttattaattggcAAATGATTTCTCCCATcgtaattgatttaatgataaaacaTTTGGCTTCTGGTCATGATACAATTAAAGAGGAATTCCATGCgattaaagaatttgatgGTTCAAATTCTCAAGGttatgaattaaatatacccaaatttgaattgactgaagatgatgaagaagtttCAGAAATgattgatgaattaattaagACAAGAATTAGACCAGCAATTCAAGATGATGGTGGTGATATTCAATATAGAGCATACGACCCAAATACAGGTACAGTGTATTTGAAACTACAAGGTGCTTGTAAATCATGTTCGTCAAGTGAAGACACTTTGAAATACGGTATTGAATCGATGTTGAAACATTACGTTGAAGAAGTTCAAAACGTTGTTCAAATGATGGATcctgaagaagaaattgcTTTGAAGGAGTTTGAAAAGTTGGAACAAAAACTAAGTGGAAAGTGTACATAG